In Poecilia reticulata strain Guanapo linkage group LG1, Guppy_female_1.0+MT, whole genome shotgun sequence, one genomic interval encodes:
- the cabp2a gene encoding calcium-binding protein 2 isoform X1, with product MGNVNKTSNKDSNRKKGASSVQQSDTALATAMLGSLGGAGEVDTEEEEDDEEEGGSRREFNDPLCTLVKNCNMLHNIVGPACIFLRQGFAQSQLDRDLRPEEMEELREAFREFDKDKDGFISYKDLGECMRTMGYMPTEMELIELSQQICGGRVDFEDFVELMGPKMLAETADMIGVKELRDAFREFDSDGDGQISLGELREAMKKLMGEQLNHREIDEILRDVDLNGDGQVDFEEFVRMMSR from the exons ATGGGAAACGTCAACAAGACTTCTAACAAGGACAGTAACAGGAAAAAG GGGGCTTCGTCCGTACAGCAAAGCGACACAGCGTTAGCCACGGCCATGCTAGGGTCCCTGGGTGGTGCTGGGGAGGTggacacagaggaggaggaggatgatgaggaggaaggagggagcAGGCGGGAATTTAATGACCCGCTGTGCACTCTGGTTAAGAACTGCAACATGCTGCACAACATAGTGGGGCCTGCTTGTATCTTCCTCAGACAGGGCTTCGCTCAAAGCCAACTT GACCGAGACCTACGGCCAGAGGAAATGGAAG AACTGCGTGAAGCCTTCAGAGAGTTTGACAAAGACAAAGATGGCTTCATCAGCTATAAGGACCTGGGAGAATGCATGAGGACTATGGGATACATGCCGACTGAAATGGAACTCATTGAGCTCAGCCAGCAGATCT GTGGGGGCAGAGTGGACTTTGAGGACTTTGTGGAACTGATGGGCCCCAAAATGCTTGCTGAGACTGCAGACATGATTGGAGTAAAAGAGTTAAGGGATGCCTTCAGAGAG tttgACTCGGACGGCGATGGTCAGATTAGCCTTGGGGAACTAAGGGAAGCTATGAAGAAACTGATGGGAGAACAGCTGAACCACCGTGAGATTGATGAGATCCTGCGAGACGTAGACCTCAATGGAGACGGACAGGTGGACTTTGAAG AATTTGTGCGAATGATGTCTCGCTGA
- the cabp2a gene encoding calcium-binding protein 2 isoform X3, with the protein MGNVNKTSNKDSNRKKDRDLRPEEMEELREAFREFDKDKDGFISYKDLGECMRTMGYMPTEMELIELSQQICGGRVDFEDFVELMGPKMLAETADMIGVKELRDAFREFDSDGDGQISLGELREAMKKLMGEQLNHREIDEILRDVDLNGDGQVDFEEFVRMMSR; encoded by the exons ATGGGAAACGTCAACAAGACTTCTAACAAGGACAGTAACAGGAAAAAG GACCGAGACCTACGGCCAGAGGAAATGGAAG AACTGCGTGAAGCCTTCAGAGAGTTTGACAAAGACAAAGATGGCTTCATCAGCTATAAGGACCTGGGAGAATGCATGAGGACTATGGGATACATGCCGACTGAAATGGAACTCATTGAGCTCAGCCAGCAGATCT GTGGGGGCAGAGTGGACTTTGAGGACTTTGTGGAACTGATGGGCCCCAAAATGCTTGCTGAGACTGCAGACATGATTGGAGTAAAAGAGTTAAGGGATGCCTTCAGAGAG tttgACTCGGACGGCGATGGTCAGATTAGCCTTGGGGAACTAAGGGAAGCTATGAAGAAACTGATGGGAGAACAGCTGAACCACCGTGAGATTGATGAGATCCTGCGAGACGTAGACCTCAATGGAGACGGACAGGTGGACTTTGAAG AATTTGTGCGAATGATGTCTCGCTGA